In one Buchnera aphidicola (Uroleucon sonchi) genomic region, the following are encoded:
- the fbaA gene encoding class II fructose-bisphosphate aldolase yields MNILNTISPGVLNGNEARIIFEIAKKKQFAIPAVNCIGTDSINTVLETAARVKSPVIIQFSYGGASFIAGYKNRFSSYAEQIIQGSISGAQHVHLMAKHYKIPVILHTDHCPKELLSWIDGLLEIGKKHYFNYNQPLFTSHMIDLSKEKLKDNISICKRYFKKMNKINMMLEIELGCTGGEEDGIDNTTMDKKLLYTHPEDVNYAYEILNKISQNFSIAASFGNIHGVYQAGNVDLKPSILKQSQQYVSSKHNLKNNPLNLVFHGGSGSNLQEIQEAIQYGVVKMNLDTDMQWATWKGVLNFYNKNKEFLQNQLGNKHDQNKPNKKYYDPRSWIRHAQESMSLRLEKSFKELNSYNIL; encoded by the coding sequence TTGAATATTTTAAATACAATTAGTCCAGGCGTTTTGAATGGTAATGAAGCGAGAATTATTTTTGAAATAGCTAAAAAAAAACAATTTGCGATTCCTGCAGTCAACTGTATAGGAACAGATTCTATAAACACTGTTTTAGAAACAGCTGCCCGTGTAAAATCTCCAGTGATTATACAATTTTCTTATGGAGGAGCATCATTTATTGCGGGATATAAAAATCGATTTTCTTCTTATGCAGAGCAAATAATTCAAGGTTCTATATCTGGTGCTCAACATGTTCATTTAATGGCAAAACATTATAAAATTCCAGTCATATTACATACAGATCATTGTCCGAAAGAATTATTATCATGGATTGATGGACTATTAGAAATAGGAAAAAAACATTATTTTAATTATAATCAACCCTTGTTTACTTCACATATGATTGATTTATCTAAAGAAAAATTAAAAGATAATATTTCTATATGTAAAAGATATTTTAAAAAAATGAATAAAATTAATATGATGTTAGAAATTGAATTAGGATGTACAGGAGGAGAAGAAGATGGAATAGATAATACTACAATGGATAAAAAATTACTTTATACACATCCTGAGGATGTGAATTATGCTTATGAAATATTAAATAAAATTAGTCAAAATTTTAGCATTGCAGCATCATTTGGTAATATACATGGTGTTTATCAAGCTGGTAATGTAGATCTTAAGCCAAGTATTTTAAAACAATCACAACAATATGTTAGTTCTAAGCATAATTTAAAAAATAATCCATTAAATTTAGTATTTCATGGGGGATCAGGTTCCAATTTGCAAGAGATCCAAGAAGCTATACAATATGGAGTTGTCAAAATGAATCTTGATACTGATATGCAATGGGCTACATGGAAAGGAGTGTTAAATTTTTATAATAAAAATAAAGAATTTTTACAAAATCAATTAGGTAATAAACATGATCAAAATAAACCTAATAAAAAATATTATGATCCGAGATCATGGATAAGACATGCACAAGAATCAATGTCACTTCGATTAGAAAAATCGTTTAAGGAATTGAATTCTTATAATATTTTATAG
- the mscS gene encoding small-conductance mechanosensitive channel MscS translates to MNELNVVNDIHHAGNWLIRNQELLLGYIINLTSAFVIIIIGMFMSKVVSNGVNQVLITRNIDATISGFLSALMRYIMITFALIASLGRIGVQTTSVIAILGAAGMAIGLALQGSLSNFAAGVLLVTFRPLKTGEYVNLGNVSGTVLNIHIFYTMLRTLDGKIVVVPNNKIISNNIINYSREPSRRNEFIISVAYNSDIDLVIKILRQVIEQEDRVIKDKDIIVGLSELAPSSLNFIVRCWSKNNDLNPVYWDLMAKFKKALDKNNINLPYPQLDVHLYKKK, encoded by the coding sequence ATGAATGAACTCAACGTAGTAAATGATATACATCATGCAGGAAATTGGTTGATACGCAATCAAGAATTATTACTTGGATATATAATAAACTTAACATCAGCTTTTGTAATTATAATTATTGGTATGTTTATGTCTAAAGTAGTATCTAATGGTGTTAATCAAGTATTAATTACACGTAATATTGACGCTACTATTTCTGGTTTTCTTTCTGCGTTAATGCGATATATTATGATTACTTTTGCATTAATTGCTTCATTAGGACGTATTGGGGTACAAACAACATCTGTAATAGCTATATTAGGAGCTGCTGGTATGGCGATAGGTTTAGCATTACAAGGTTCTTTATCAAATTTTGCAGCTGGAGTATTATTAGTTACATTTAGACCATTAAAAACTGGAGAGTACGTTAATCTAGGAAATGTTTCAGGAACTGTTTTAAATATTCATATTTTTTATACTATGTTACGTACTTTAGATGGAAAAATTGTAGTTGTGCCTAATAATAAAATTATATCTAATAATATTATTAATTACTCAAGAGAGCCTTCACGTAGAAATGAATTTATTATCAGTGTAGCTTACAATAGTGATATCGATTTAGTCATTAAAATATTACGACAAGTCATCGAACAAGAAGATCGAGTAATAAAAGATAAAGATATCATTGTAGGTTTAAGCGAATTAGCACCATCTTCTTTAAATTTTATTGTACGTTGTTGGAGTAAAAATAATGATCTTAATCCAGTATATTGGGATTTAATGGCTAAATTTAAAAAAGCATTAGATAAAAATAATATCAATTTGCCTTATCCTCAATTAGATGTTCATCTTTATAAAAAAAAATAA
- the recC gene encoding exodeoxyribonuclease V subunit gamma, whose product MLFVYKSNYLNMLFSKASQIIKEKPLSNVFEKEIFIYDNQILFKYLNIWLAKKNGITANIKLYHADNFLWELLRKILFKTKIKNFFTDSIMMWKIIKILDKKTYDTKFINLNKSEKFKFSFLMAKIFKKYIFYRPNWINSWSQGVNISNIENDEIWQIKLWTLIISDMQKYNQSYNNFAHMFKSFNLLVKTKKINIDYLPHRFFVISSFSLNPAYINILKKISVYINIYFLHITPYKYNIFNTIENNKFLSKSKSQKQNYTNPLIQLWGKYEKIYEYYIIKSSHIKIINYFKKYHENNLLNYIKNDFLKKKYFYKNKKRLLNKTDNSISIHICYNKKNEIEILYKTLLALLDQNPSISPGDIIVTSKSIDSYTPYIYSTFTAINQKKQIPFFIVQNINKQTKIITESFKKILNLSNSRFENKEILEFLDIPEIANKFNISDEEIQILYYWIEETNIRWAIDEKHKNYLSFFPHKQNTWLYGIEKLLLSYSMNNTKNIWNNILSSSLIDKSKSELISKLIIFINTLKKWQKKLSKSQYIQYWSLLAHDIINDFFSYNENTIKFFNLIKRNWTKIIDDNISSNYSNKISINILTILFFNKFNNINHQGILPGAINFCHSNTVCYIPFKIICIIGADHYSVSQNYDLDNFNLLYKYSKIGDLNNYIKSCYLFLQSLSCAQKYFYISYVGYSIKNENNKLHTPSIIDQLLNYIASNFYFCGKKKLNIHDNTKNIIKNICKIHQKQNFYTVNTINASIKQKSQYIYKNIVEKINTQNLLDQKSTNKLSLQDIINFWKNPIRYFFKHRLNIQFNRSKHIIQTTEPFSVNPLDSYKIKNILLKKIIYHENIDELLQYYIASGKLPYGIFGKMFWEKSIEEMQGIAKLVIKLRNNTKEKKINLKIKKYQINGLLSEVQDIGLLRWKPGTINYSDRLVLWLEHLIYCVSGGIGESQIIGYKKKWSFSILNPDIAYFYLLKYIEGYIKGTKKIILLTKSGSSWLDVIYDIKNDIIKTDNLTKNKSHLKLLQTWIGNNFSLGEKNDFYIQKTFIELNEYNIKKICKTAQTWLIPTLKYKKK is encoded by the coding sequence ATGTTATTTGTTTACAAATCTAATTATTTAAATATGTTATTTTCAAAAGCTAGTCAAATTATTAAAGAAAAACCTCTTTCAAATGTTTTTGAAAAAGAAATTTTTATTTATGACAATCAGATATTATTTAAATATTTAAATATCTGGCTTGCCAAAAAAAATGGAATAACAGCAAATATTAAATTGTATCATGCTGATAATTTTCTTTGGGAGCTATTGAGAAAAATATTATTTAAAACAAAAATAAAAAATTTTTTTACTGATTCAATAATGATGTGGAAAATTATTAAAATTTTAGATAAAAAAACATATGATACAAAATTTATTAATCTTAATAAAAGTGAAAAATTTAAATTTTCTTTTTTAATGGCAAAAATATTCAAAAAATATATTTTTTATCGTCCGAATTGGATAAATTCTTGGTCACAAGGGGTAAATATATCAAATATTGAAAATGATGAAATATGGCAAATAAAATTATGGACACTAATTATTAGTGATATGCAAAAATATAATCAATCTTATAACAATTTTGCACATATGTTTAAATCTTTTAATTTATTAGTTAAAACCAAAAAAATAAATATAGATTATTTGCCTCATCGTTTTTTTGTAATTTCTTCTTTTTCACTAAATCCTGCTTATATAAATATTTTAAAAAAAATTAGTGTGTATATTAATATTTATTTTTTACATATTACACCTTATAAATATAATATTTTTAATACAATTGAAAATAATAAATTTCTCTCTAAAAGTAAATCGCAAAAACAAAATTATACTAATCCATTAATACAATTATGGGGCAAATATGAAAAAATATATGAATATTATATAATAAAATCTTCACATATAAAAATTATTAATTATTTTAAAAAATATCATGAAAATAATTTACTAAATTATATTAAAAACGATTTTTTAAAAAAAAAATATTTTTATAAGAATAAAAAAAGATTATTAAATAAAACTGATAATTCAATTTCTATTCATATTTGTTATAATAAAAAAAATGAAATTGAAATACTATATAAAACATTATTAGCATTATTAGATCAAAATCCATCTATATCACCTGGTGATATAATTGTAACTTCAAAATCTATTGATTCTTATACTCCATATATTTATTCTACATTTACTGCGATAAATCAAAAAAAACAAATACCTTTTTTTATTGTTCAAAATATTAATAAACAAACTAAAATAATTACTGAATCATTTAAAAAAATATTAAATTTATCAAATAGTCGATTTGAAAATAAAGAAATATTAGAATTTCTTGATATACCTGAAATAGCAAATAAATTTAATATTTCAGATGAAGAAATTCAAATTCTATACTATTGGATTGAAGAAACAAATATTCGATGGGCTATTGATGAAAAACATAAAAATTATTTATCATTTTTTCCACATAAACAAAACACTTGGTTATATGGTATAGAAAAATTATTGCTTAGTTATTCTATGAATAATACAAAAAATATTTGGAATAATATTTTATCTTCTAGTTTAATTGATAAATCAAAATCAGAGTTAATATCAAAACTAATTATATTTATCAATACACTAAAAAAATGGCAAAAAAAATTATCAAAATCACAATATATACAATATTGGAGTTTATTAGCACATGATATAATTAATGATTTTTTTTCTTATAATGAAAATACTATAAAATTTTTTAATCTTATTAAAAGAAATTGGACAAAAATCATTGATGATAATATATCATCAAATTATTCAAATAAAATTTCAATCAATATATTAACAATTTTATTTTTTAATAAATTTAATAACATTAATCATCAAGGTATATTGCCTGGTGCAATCAATTTTTGTCATTCTAACACTGTATGCTATATTCCATTTAAAATAATATGTATTATTGGAGCTGATCATTACAGTGTTTCTCAAAATTATGACTTAGATAATTTTAACTTATTATACAAATATTCTAAAATCGGAGATTTAAACAATTATATAAAATCATGTTATTTATTTTTGCAAAGTCTATCTTGTGCTCAAAAATATTTTTATATTAGTTATGTTGGATATTCTATTAAAAATGAAAATAATAAACTACATACTCCTAGTATAATTGATCAATTATTAAATTATATAGCATCAAATTTTTATTTTTGTGGTAAAAAAAAATTAAATATTCATGACAATACTAAAAATATAATAAAAAATATTTGTAAAATACATCAAAAACAAAATTTTTATACTGTTAACACCATTAATGCAAGCATTAAACAAAAGTCACAATATATATATAAAAATATTGTGGAAAAAATTAATACTCAAAATCTCTTAGATCAGAAATCAACCAATAAATTAAGTTTACAAGATATTATTAATTTTTGGAAAAATCCAATACGTTATTTTTTTAAACACAGATTAAATATTCAATTCAATAGATCAAAACATATTATACAAACAACAGAACCATTTTCAGTGAATCCATTAGATTCTTATAAAATAAAAAACATTTTATTAAAAAAAATTATATATCATGAAAATATTGATGAATTACTTCAATATTATATTGCATCTGGAAAATTACCTTATGGTATTTTTGGTAAAATGTTCTGGGAAAAAAGTATTGAAGAAATGCAGGGTATAGCAAAATTAGTAATAAAATTAAGAAATAATACAAAAGAAAAAAAGATTAATTTAAAGATAAAAAAATACCAAATTAATGGTTTATTATCTGAAGTACAAGATATAGGTTTATTGCGTTGGAAACCAGGTACAATTAATTATAGTGATCGTCTCGTGCTATGGTTGGAACATTTAATTTACTGTGTATCTGGAGGTATTGGAGAAAGTCAAATAATAGGTTATAAAAAAAAATGGTCTTTTTCTATTTTAAATCCTGATATCGCATACTTTTATTTATTAAAATATATTGAAGGATACATAAAAGGAACCAAAAAAATAATTTTATTAACAAAATCAGGATCTTCTTGGTTAGATGTAATCTATGATATAAAAAATGATATAATTAAAACAGATAATTTAACAAAAAATAAAAGTCATTTAAAATTACTTCAAACTTGGATAGGTAATAATTTTTCTTTAGGAGAAAAAAATGATTTTTATATTCAAAAAACATTCATTGAATTAAATGAATATAATATTAAAAAAATTTGTAAAACAGCTCAAACATGGTTAATTCCAACTCTAAAATATAAAAAAAAATAA
- the recB gene encoding exodeoxyribonuclease V subunit beta, which produces MTNKKKLDIFKILLNGINLIEASAGTGKTFTIILLYLRCLLGIGDVQNQKKLRIHEILVLTFTNAAKEELYIRLKKTINNLYLSCVNNTDTNDPICKLFLKKIKDMNGAVSILKKAKNNIHEAAIYTIHSFCQKILQSNNFYINYVFQDKIIDKEDNLYIKTTEDFWRLYIYHLPENIIKIIFQYYKNPNDLLKIIKPFIHMKLFNYNVKILNNKHLILLHEENIKKIDYIKKIWLRHYPAILKKLNDIKINKKIYNQFNISRWINNITKWSESETKDYYLPIALKYFSQENIKKNTIYYINIEYILFKEIEIILKYNFSLKYIVALYAMQKIQKLLKKEKEKQSLLGFDDLLSNVLMILKKEKNLRTLIRKTYPIALIDEFQDTDIVQYKIFNLLYKTNEKSALFLIGDPKQAIYSFRGADVFSYLSIKSKIKKYYYLDTNWRSSVNMCNSINFLFSQNNNPFILPEISYTPIISSKKNVHMNFLINDIPQIPIRFFVHKKTEIYLDEYQLWIAKQCAQEISYWLTCAQNGQAKIITVNKEKILSPNDIVILVKNKKEANIIKQALQKINIFSIYYSDKNSVFKILDAQELLWILESILEPENIKLLQQSISTHILQVISSKTQKKNNNQSYYMIEKLYEYYEIWNNTSIFHMIQVMILDYQKNADIIDLNINYIKNLNFLHIAEILQEKFQYFNKKRSLIHWFQSKILDTKEPLPEEYIRNYPECQFIRIITIHKSKGLEYPIVWIPFIIDFNSSLLPIYHNKNYEAIIDITHNEKYFKISDTERLAEDIRLLYVAITRSIVHCCIGLSCLIKKKIKNRIYDNDIHKSSIGYIIQNGQPMHYKNFLKKLNQLSINNILEVRNNKKKYILSKTKNIYLINQPIDYNKKNNNIWNITSFTKLKKENNLFELQKSTILLNQYNNKTLKKKYEKLTIYNFPKGKNTGLMMHDILKNLNTLATKEDQWFSDILKKYNISLKWTNTLIFWIKNILNISLNDKNMRLSNITQISCIKELEFFLPIKNILYNSDFNKIIQSFNDINLPTLSFNPIKGILTGCIDLFFIWNKKYYILDYKSNWLGDDNTCYSLKNIQIEIMKNRYDLQYHIYTVAIHKYLKQKIKDYHYQSDFGGVFYFFLRAIENKKENHGIFYTIPDYNLIKKTIDLIS; this is translated from the coding sequence ATGACTAATAAAAAAAAACTTGATATTTTTAAAATATTACTGAATGGAATAAACTTAATAGAAGCGTCTGCAGGGACAGGTAAAACTTTTACAATTATATTATTATATTTACGTTGTTTATTAGGCATAGGAGATGTGCAAAATCAAAAAAAACTTCGTATACATGAAATACTTGTACTCACTTTTACAAATGCAGCTAAAGAAGAATTATATATTCGTCTTAAAAAAACAATTAATAATTTATATTTATCTTGTGTTAATAATACTGATACCAATGATCCTATATGTAAATTGTTTTTAAAAAAAATAAAAGACATGAATGGAGCTGTATCTATTTTAAAGAAAGCAAAAAATAATATACATGAAGCCGCTATTTATACAATACATAGTTTTTGCCAAAAAATATTACAATCAAATAATTTTTATATAAATTATGTATTTCAAGATAAAATCATTGATAAAGAAGACAATTTATATATCAAAACTACAGAAGACTTTTGGAGATTGTATATATATCATTTGCCAGAAAACATTATTAAAATTATTTTTCAATATTATAAAAATCCAAATGATCTATTAAAAATAATTAAACCTTTTATACATATGAAGTTATTTAACTATAATGTAAAAATATTGAATAATAAACATTTAATTTTGCTACATGAAGAAAATATAAAAAAAATAGATTACATTAAAAAAATATGGTTAAGACATTATCCTGCAATCTTGAAAAAATTGAATGATATAAAAATCAATAAAAAAATATACAATCAATTTAATATATCTAGATGGATAAATAATATTACAAAATGGTCAGAATCTGAAACAAAAGATTATTATCTTCCAATTGCATTAAAATATTTTTCTCAAGAAAACATTAAAAAAAATACAATATATTATATAAATATAGAATATATTCTTTTTAAAGAAATAGAGATAATATTAAAATATAACTTTTCATTAAAATATATCGTTGCATTATATGCTATGCAAAAAATTCAAAAACTATTAAAAAAAGAAAAAGAAAAACAATCATTGTTAGGATTTGATGATTTATTAAGTAACGTTTTAATGATTTTAAAAAAAGAAAAAAATTTACGAACATTAATTAGAAAAACATATCCTATAGCATTAATTGATGAATTTCAAGATACTGATATTGTACAATATAAAATATTCAATCTGCTATATAAAACTAATGAAAAATCAGCATTATTTTTGATTGGAGATCCAAAACAAGCAATATATAGTTTTAGAGGAGCAGATGTATTTTCTTATTTATCTATAAAATCTAAAATTAAAAAATACTATTACCTTGATACTAATTGGCGTTCTTCAGTTAATATGTGTAATAGTATTAATTTTTTATTTTCACAAAATAATAATCCATTTATACTCCCGGAGATTTCATATACACCAATTATATCTTCTAAAAAAAATGTTCATATGAATTTTTTAATAAATGACATACCACAAATTCCTATTAGATTTTTTGTTCATAAAAAAACTGAAATATATTTAGATGAATATCAGCTATGGATTGCTAAACAATGTGCCCAAGAAATTAGTTATTGGTTAACTTGCGCACAAAATGGGCAAGCTAAAATAATAACTGTTAATAAAGAAAAAATATTATCACCTAATGATATTGTTATATTAGTAAAAAATAAAAAAGAAGCTAATATTATTAAACAAGCATTACAAAAAATAAATATATTTTCAATATATTATTCTGATAAAAATAGTGTATTTAAAATTCTTGATGCTCAAGAATTATTATGGATATTAGAATCAATTTTAGAGCCTGAGAATATAAAATTATTACAACAATCCATTTCAACACATATTTTGCAAGTAATTTCTTCTAAAACACAGAAAAAAAATAATAATCAATCATATTATATGATTGAAAAATTATATGAATATTATGAAATTTGGAATAATACTAGTATATTTCATATGATTCAAGTGATGATACTAGATTATCAAAAAAATGCTGATATTATAGACTTAAACATAAACTATATAAAAAATTTAAATTTTTTACATATTGCAGAAATATTACAAGAAAAATTTCAATATTTTAATAAAAAAAGATCTTTAATTCATTGGTTTCAAAGTAAAATATTAGATACTAAAGAACCTTTACCAGAGGAATATATTAGAAATTATCCAGAATGTCAATTTATTAGAATTATTACCATACATAAATCTAAAGGCTTAGAATATCCAATTGTTTGGATACCTTTTATAATTGATTTTAATTCTTCCTTATTACCTATTTATCATAATAAAAATTATGAAGCAATCATAGATATTACACACAATGAAAAATATTTCAAAATATCTGATACAGAAAGATTAGCAGAAGATATAAGATTATTATATGTTGCAATTACTAGATCTATTGTGCATTGTTGCATTGGATTATCATGTTTAATTAAAAAAAAAATAAAAAATAGAATATATGATAATGATATTCATAAAAGTAGCATAGGATACATTATACAAAATGGCCAACCTATGCATTATAAAAATTTTTTAAAAAAATTAAATCAATTAAGTATCAACAATATATTAGAAGTACGCAATAATAAAAAAAAATATATACTATCTAAAACAAAAAATATTTATTTAATTAATCAACCTATTGATTATAATAAAAAAAATAACAATATTTGGAATATCACTAGTTTTACAAAATTAAAAAAAGAAAATAATTTGTTTGAATTGCAAAAATCAACAATATTATTGAATCAATATAATAATAAAACATTAAAAAAAAAATATGAAAAATTAACAATATATAATTTTCCGAAAGGAAAAAATACTGGATTAATGATGCATGATATATTAAAAAATTTAAATACATTAGCCACTAAAGAAGATCAATGGTTTTCTGATATATTAAAGAAATATAATATTTCTTTAAAATGGACAAATACATTAATATTTTGGATTAAAAATATTTTAAATATTTCTCTTAATGATAAAAATATGCGTTTATCAAATATTACACAAATATCATGTATAAAAGAATTAGAATTTTTTTTACCAATAAAAAATATTTTATATAATTCAGATTTCAATAAAATTATTCAATCTTTTAATGATATTAATTTGCCAACATTGTCATTTAATCCAATAAAAGGAATATTAACAGGCTGTATTGACTTATTCTTTATATGGAATAAAAAATATTATATTTTAGATTATAAATCTAACTGGTTAGGAGATGATAATACTTGTTATTCTCTAAAAAATATTCAAATAGAAATAATGAAAAATAGATATGATTTGCAATATCATATATATACAGTTGCAATACATAAATATTTAAAACAAAAAATTAAAGATTATCATTATCAATCTGACTTTGGTGGAGTGTTTTATTTTTTTTTAAGAGCTATAGAAAATAAAAAAGAAAATCATGGGATTTTTTATACAATACCAGATTATAATCTTATAAAAAAAACTATTGATTTAATTTCATAA
- the recD gene encoding exodeoxyribonuclease V subunit alpha: protein MIILLKKAVQKNIIHQIDFDFAKFISKTNNIIMLVAACMSYENQKGHIFLPIQYFKKNNFFSSTNEKFIKKILMILDKKIYWETELLRHSSFSNGSKLTPFIIQNHKIYFYKMWQAKNNILNYLETHNKKNKINKKKCFILLNNLFPNQKKDFQKIATASALLNNIIFILGGPGTGKTSTILKIIIALIKNTKKIIKIQLSAPTGKATARLSEIINNNLFDIYLSKKEKQSIILSPKTIHQLLEINKISQKSAFNKNYLLDLDVLIIDEISMVDILMMEKILFAVSKKTKLIFIGDHNQLCPIEAGSILRYIYHHVNYNYNSKNMINIEEITGYKLCKKIKTKIDILISNNICILQKNYRFNKNSGIYILSNAVINQNIKLIQHACNNKIKNIFFHNINSIQKYDNMIEKLSAKNEYFWEKIYNKKNILDIIKTFQDHQILCVLNNSLFGANILNMQIEENMHQKHMIKYIYINGALWYVGKPIMITKNSKYLNLSNGNIGITNMSQNGILQVSFLKKDNTIHNIPVKILKYYKTAWVITVHKAQGSEFINTTLILPDKYSSYLNQDVIYTGITRSQKTLNIFSKKDIFIKSILNKNNLI, encoded by the coding sequence ATGATTATTTTATTGAAAAAAGCTGTACAAAAAAATATTATACATCAAATTGATTTTGATTTTGCGAAATTTATTAGCAAAACAAATAATATTATTATGTTAGTTGCAGCATGTATGAGTTATGAAAACCAAAAAGGTCATATATTTTTACCCATTCAATATTTTAAAAAAAATAATTTTTTTTCTAGCACAAATGAAAAATTTATTAAAAAAATATTAATGATATTAGATAAAAAAATTTATTGGGAAACAGAATTATTAAGACATTCATCTTTTAGTAATGGTTCTAAATTAACTCCTTTCATTATTCAAAATCATAAGATTTATTTTTATAAAATGTGGCAGGCAAAAAATAATATTTTAAATTATTTAGAAACACATAATAAAAAAAATAAAATTAATAAAAAAAAATGTTTTATTTTATTAAATAATTTATTTCCAAATCAAAAAAAAGATTTTCAAAAAATAGCCACTGCCAGTGCTTTATTAAATAATATTATTTTTATTCTTGGAGGCCCAGGAACGGGAAAAACTAGTACTATATTAAAGATTATAATTGCTTTAATAAAAAATACAAAAAAAATAATAAAAATTCAATTATCTGCACCAACAGGAAAAGCAACAGCACGTTTATCAGAAATTATCAATAATAATCTTTTTGATATATATCTTTCTAAAAAAGAAAAACAATCAATTATATTATCACCAAAAACCATACATCAATTATTAGAAATTAATAAAATTTCACAAAAAAGTGCTTTTAATAAAAACTATCTATTAGATTTAGATGTTCTAATTATTGATGAAATTTCTATGGTAGATATTTTAATGATGGAGAAAATATTATTTGCAGTATCAAAAAAAACAAAATTAATTTTTATTGGTGATCATAATCAACTTTGTCCAATCGAGGCAGGATCTATTTTAAGATATATTTATCATCATGTGAATTATAATTATAATTCTAAAAATATGATAAATATTGAAGAAATAACAGGTTATAAACTATGTAAAAAAATCAAAACAAAAATAGATATATTAATTAGTAATAATATATGTATATTACAAAAAAATTATCGATTTAATAAAAATTCTGGTATTTATATATTATCAAATGCAGTAATTAATCAAAACATAAAACTAATTCAACATGCTTGTAATAATAAAATAAAAAATATATTTTTTCATAATATAAACTCTATACAAAAATATGATAATATGATTGAAAAACTTTCTGCAAAAAATGAATATTTTTGGGAAAAAATATATAACAAAAAAAATATTCTTGATATAATAAAAACTTTTCAAGATCATCAAATATTATGCGTATTAAATAATAGTTTGTTTGGAGCAAATATCTTAAACATGCAAATTGAAGAAAATATGCATCAAAAACACATGATAAAATACATTTATATCAATGGAGCATTATGGTATGTAGGTAAACCCATTATGATAACTAAAAATAGTAAATATTTAAATTTATCTAATGGAAATATTGGAATTACTAATATGAGTCAAAATGGTATTTTACAGGTATCTTTTTTAAAAAAAGATAATACTATTCATAATATTCCGGTAAAAATTTTAAAATATTATAAAACAGCTTGGGTTATTACTGTTCATAAAGCACAGGGTTCAGAATTTATAAATACTACTTTAATATTACCAGACAAGTATTCTTCTTATTTAAATCAAGATGTAATATATACTGGAATTACTAGATCTCAAAAAACTTTAAATATATTTTCCAAAAAAGACATATTTATTAAATCTATTCTTAATAAAAATAATTTAATTTAA